From Periophthalmus magnuspinnatus isolate fPerMag1 chromosome 6, fPerMag1.2.pri, whole genome shotgun sequence:
AAGTTGAATGATGTATTTTACAGAAGTAGACCGCACAAGACGTCACTCTGTTGCACTGGACAGGTGTGTCAGTGTCACTGATTACCATAGATTGCGCTGAGCTGAAGTTGATCGCTAGCGTTAGTCAATTGATAATTTATATACAGCTTTCACAATTACACGCAATATAGTTTCAATTGCAGCTTGACCAGCTAGTAAGCAGTGGGCAAAAAAGTTATCCCTATACCATATTAACTGTATGCTAGTAAACAGTTGAGGAAAGTGCACATTGCCACTCTCCTTGCTGGGGTttaacttgtgatgtcattatagCTAATGTGTCATTGTGTCACGCCCAATTTGTGTTTTACGTctaacattgattttttttttttttttttttttgtatagtcCTTGTTGAGTCATGTTATACTGAAACTATCACAAGTATTTCAGTTTAGACTAATGCTCTAAAAATGTCCGGGAAGTTCTTGGTCCCACCTTCAGCCCAGTCTTCAGCATTTCTCTTCACCAGGAGATTTATTCAGTGTGCCATAAGCAGTATAGAATACTACAGCCTACTCCAACTGTACCATATTTCTAAAGCTGCGTGATTTAAGATTAGATGGAGATTCAGTCATCTCTAATTGATATGCTATGGATATGAAGTTGTTCCAGGATCAAATATGTCACCatgtataacaaaataaaatttttaTATTGAGGGGTTGTTGGTTTAACTCTTAACtaacttcaaatgaactgttgtatatttgtatgtatagAGAGTACTTACAATGTGAGACTAcatgtatgtgttgtgtgtgtataatgaatgtgttatatttacttttgtatgattgttgctgttcttttctctgtcctGTAAACTGTCTGACTTAAACTTGACGAGGGACTGAAGATGAAAATTAGCCATAGTGgctataatctttacatatttacattttaaaatgttcattaatatgtgctgtcctttacaaataaatacaataagaaaATAAGATTTATCTCAGCCACactggtttggagcagagaaagaaagtggactatttttgttttgacatggcAGTCTGTATTGTTTCTGTTCATGAAATTAACAGAGGAAGccattttatgtgttttaataaaataaaaatatattaaaattgatcaatatgaggaaaataaatgaaaacgaATATGATCAATTTGCCCAGTCTTATATATATTCTTGTGGTTGTGTGGCAGGAGTACATCCGAGGGCTGTGTGATCCAGAACTTGTAAAAGAAGAGTATTACCCGGTGGACATGCATTGTATTTTTGCGGGTGCTCGTGGCCTCTTCCTGGACAGACTCATACGAGATACAAGTGCGGAGGTCCAGGTACCCGAGCTTGGGCGGCTGCGGCTCTTGGGTCAGGCAGAACCTGTGGTGATGGCCCAGAGCCGGGTCCAGCAGTTTGTAGCATTGTTTCAGGTGTGGCTCACtagtttatgtgtttaatatACTAAACCAAAACGaccttgaaaaataaaaatatgtttattatatGGTTCAGGATAAAACAAGTTTACCTAGTGACAGAGAACCAGCACTGAAGCGAGCTTTCAAATCCTTTGTGGAGGAGAGGGATGACAAGTACACTATGGAGCTACTGCTTCTACCCAGCGCCCTGAAGGAGGAGCTACTGGGTCTGGCACACAGCCCCACTGGCTCTAGCACATCTCCAATGGTTAGTCCTAAAGTGTAGTGCCGCATTTTAACATTactatgttttatattgtttgttgttttttttttttttttttaaacaggcacCTAACCAGAGTATAGCAGAGGTGGAACAAGATCGATCTCAGAGTAGCACTCCTGTGACTGAGCTCTCCCACCGTATCCTGGATGCTAGTTTTGATGAGAAAGGGACTAATGGCCCCTCTGCAGGGCCCAAAGCAGGAGGTGGAATAGGACTAGGACCTGAGGTGCTTCTGCTCAATGGCACACGACCCAGCCACAAACGGCGTTCATCAGCTAGTGAGaccagagacacaaagagacaaTATTCTTTGGAGCGTAGAGAGGACTCACCAGAAAGGGCTCGTGAGAGGGAAAGACGGGATAGAGAAGGCAGAGGGGGCAGCGCCAGCTGTCGATCCAAAACCCCCTGTGCATCCTCAACCTTCTGCTCCAAAGCCAACACTGTGGGCCCCATCATGATGACCACTAGTGAGGCCAACCTGGATGATGGAGAGGCAGTCAGCCCAGAAACCAACCTCCGCTGCTTAGTCAATTTTTTTAGGtgaattcaataaaaaaaaaaaaaaattctaataaaatgtgttgtgtaaagTGAAATAATGAGAGAAGCTAGAACGGTGATGGGATAAAAAAACGCATGTATTGTCTTTTATAAACAATATTCAAGATATCTTCCTGAGTTCTTTCTTTGTGCTCTATTTATTTTTGGCATGAGACCTTTTATATCTGTAGCCAAGACATATGCATATATTCATTTATAATAACATTTCCTTATGTTTAGAACAATGGGATACCAGCAAGAAGTAGTGGAGCGTGTTGTCAGACAAGAAGCAGGTCAAACTGAGGATACATTTGTGTTGCTGGAGAAGATTGACGAAGAAACCAAGCGATTGAAAGGAGTGACAAACTCTTCGCGTTCTCCAGACATTCCATCATCTTCCTCGTGTTCATCCAGTAACATGTCTCAGTGCAGAGGGAAGGACTGGGACTACAACAGAACACTTGCGgattcaggcaaagcaaaagaaaacattCGACCGAACCAGCAAGGAGGAAGTAGTAATGGCCTCGGCCACCGAAGACAGTGCAGCCACAGTGAGACCAGCACCCAGCAGGTATGCACAACCTGTTTGTCTTTTAGGGGTTGCTCATAATGAATACAAGATAACCATATGAACCTGTCTTTCAGATTGTTGCAATCAAGAGGAGCTCCAGTGCTCAAGGAGGATCAGGAAACTATGAAGTAATCACAAttgatgacgatgatgacgaCGATGAAGATGGTGAAAATGAAGTCATCCCCAAAGAAAGCAAAACAGGCGATAACAGGACATGTCCCATGTTGGCTGTGAGCCATCAGGACTCCAGAACAGAGTACTTGGCCCGTGGTGGAAGTGGGGTTACTCAGAAGGACTACTTATCCAAGGGTGGGACAAAAACTTTGGGGGGATCAGTTAAACTGGAGACAGTGACAGCACTGCGGAGTACACCTCAGTGGCTAACAGCCACGAGCTCCATGTCTTCAATTCCCAGTGTAAGTATTTTCATTTCTAGAGCACTTTTAAAAAGTTGTTACCGTAAATATAATTTAATTGCCTGTTTTTAGTCGGCTCAGGCCATTAACCGACCTCCAGCATCATCTTGTCAAACAATTGGCCATGCTGGTTTCAATGGTGCACGCCTGCCTCCAACCAGTGAGCCCCCAGTGCCCCCTGTCACTGGTTTAGCTCGCTTCCACCAGTCTCTGCGGACTCCCTATACTCTGACACTGCCAAATGAACCCGGGCGGCCCGGTCTGAGACACATCATCATTGATGGCAGCAATGTGGCAATGGCGTGAGTCTGcacactgaaacaacactgCAATGAACATATGCAAATCAATCACAAGGCTCTTGCGCTGCTGTGGCTCTTTTTTGGGGAAAGCTTTTGAGAAGTGAAAGCAGATTTAAATACACACCTCATGCTATTCATACAGTTGGGCAACCATATTTTGCTGCTTAGTAGTGGAAATCATTGCCAGTTAGCCTGTGTAGCTAGATTTTAATTGTTGATATGGATACCTCCAGCTTGGTCCTTGGTTACAGTAGTGCAATTTCCCATTCAGATGGGTTGAAAACACTAAATACCTTTAGACAGACTGATTTTACCGAACTTTTTACCAGTTGTTGAGCTTATGGATTTGGGTGCTCAAGGGCATAGTTgcaattgttgtgtgggagaaACACATGTAACCCTTATATTTTGCTTGTACCTTTCTTATGCATTCATAGTGAGTGCTGATTTGTGTTTAAGCAAGctggaaaaatatattatagTATATCATCATTACAGGTAGGTTGATATATCGGTTGATCGATATTTTTAGTCCATCGGCCTCACATCTCCAGCAGAggctaatatttagtttgggcaAAAGCTGATGCCTAAAGAATATGAAATAAGGAGGgcactgttcaaataaaacttaatcggcccaaaaatattggcagatcAGTCGAAACAGTAACGGTACtggcatcagccatgaaaaaacccatatcaatCGATCCTCTAATCATTATCATCAGTGAtgcataacaaaacaaaaactgttccAAAACATGTAAGTATTTAGCACAAAATGATTGTTAATTGTAGTTATTATGTTAATAATACTTTGGTCAAGAGAAGCAACTCtcatatataaaaacaattttaaattTCACTTTCACTCTGGGATTTCTTGGTCACTCTGTGTACAGGTTTTCTTGGTAGTTGGCCTGCAACAAGTGATTGGAATAATTGTAGTGATTATGAATATTGTCTATTCACTTTGACAAtagaatatttttagtttagaaaTCTCTCACATGCACAATAGATTAGAAATAATTATTTGGCTAGCTCAATAATGGAAAAATAATCACCGCTGGCTAGTCAACTTCTAAAATAATTAATTGTGACTCTACGTGATTAGTGGAACTTCCCTGCATTGTGGCTGTGACCATGTTATGTAGTCATGTAGATTTGCAGTGTATTAATGTTTTCCCCCCTGTGTACACTTAATCATAGTGAGGCCTTAGATCAAAGATACAAGGGGCTCAAATAAGAAATCCATTAAATTATTTGCATTTTACTGTTGCCTTTGTGTGCTGTTTTATGCCCATTTTAACTTCTTTTGGTTTATGTTATTGGGCAGTTTGGGGTTTTTGTGTCTTATATTGTCCCATTACATTGTTGCTTGATTAGAGCATGTATCAAGTGTGTATGGGCCAGTGTCACTAACAATCTGTCATCTTATACCAGTGACTGTAATAATAGATGCTTTAATAGATGCATTATTTTGTATCCTAAGCCTTTTTATCTGGATTTTAATAGCTCTTAACGACTTCAACATTACCTTGTCTTTCACGTGGACCAATGTGACTCTTGTATATTTGAAAATATCAAATCTTCTTTTTGTGGTCCTTTTTTTCCATGTTCCACCATGTGTGCTGAGTGCAGCCACGGCCTTAACCGCTTCTTCTCCTGTCGGGGCATAGCGTTGGCCGTGGAGGTGTTCTGGAGACGGGGCCACCGGGAGATCACCGTGTTTGTGCCTCAGtggagacagaaaagagacCGTCTCACAACTGGTATAGAACACATCCCAAGATCATGTTTTCacagtattttattatcataAACTCATAATAATTTTTGTTCCAGAGCAACATTTTCTGAACCAGCTCGAAGATCTCCGGTTGCTGTCATTCACTCCCTCCAGAGAGGTCTGTGGACAAAGAATAGCCTCTCACGATGATAGGTATGTGAGACAAAAACTATTGCTTGTGGTACTAAATAAAATAGCCCTTTccacctgcactgctggtttagcaatgctgtcaatctaacatgttgctaatgctagcgagagcaacctcggggaaagaacgcaccttatttgtctgttattaatgttaatttcttgatttatggacaaactggcaaagtaaaaacaccgggatcatgtagagagggtaaGTACAAGAAGTACAAGCAGAGGCTCACTgagaaattgtcacccctctctctgtaattgctgcaatgtaaagtgaattggagccacagtTGATGGAGGAagcatgcccatgctcacttcctaatTGGAACGTAgcgtctagcaggttagctatgtccatttatatatagtctatggtacAGACCTACACAACTCCTTGCACCTCTTTTTCCATTATTTGTCTCCTTTATTATAAACACAATCAACTTTTTAAACCAATATCCATTGGGACTGCATCAAATCCAAACTGCAATTGACTTGGCGCAGGCGCAGTTATCAAATCACAGATGCTATCattatttagataataaaaTGTCCTCTGCTAACAACATATCTATtcttttattgaaaaaataagacttcaaacatgttttgaaatgcagaTTCTTGAATTTGTTTAGTAGATCAGATTTCAGTCTAATCTCAGATATTAATGCTCTTGGATTTGTTTACAATTTGTACTTTTAACCGAATCCTGCTATATTGCAATCGCAAAACTTCACACCTTAAAAATCACAACTCCACAGCTTTGCAAACATGTGCAGCCCcattaaccatgttataatcgTTTCCCATTATTAAGTCTTTTGagtgaatgtttgagtaatcttgatTGTCTTTATTGTTCTTGGTTTTACCTACCCCAAATACATGTGCCTTGCTTTCTATGTGCTGTGAAGCCATTTtggcaaaacattttaaaatctattgtTTGCCACCATGAACCGCAGCCATAGGGGACATCAGCATGGTCTGGTAGTGCGGTTTTAGAGTGATGGTGTAGTTCTATACATAGACTGTTTGGTTCTATATCATTTCAACCACATTgcactttaaaagtaaaattataatatcTGTGTG
This genomic window contains:
- the n4bp1 gene encoding NEDD4-binding protein 1 codes for the protein MSTTRPLLGLRRGTELTYDEQPSGKLPVGPGRPMQDGNTVDEFTVLEDKEEELKCAKPRVEQVFKVAFTIIGLLDHTGSKTSRQIWLQLLGNRDSVSKAKEYIRGLCDPELVKEEYYPVDMHCIFAGARGLFLDRLIRDTSAEVQVPELGRLRLLGQAEPVVMAQSRVQQFVALFQDKTSLPSDREPALKRAFKSFVEERDDKYTMELLLLPSALKEELLGLAHSPTGSSTSPMAPNQSIAEVEQDRSQSSTPVTELSHRILDASFDEKGTNGPSAGPKAGGGIGLGPEVLLLNGTRPSHKRRSSASETRDTKRQYSLERREDSPERARERERRDREGRGGSASCRSKTPCASSTFCSKANTVGPIMMTTSEANLDDGEAVSPETNLRCLVNFFRTMGYQQEVVERVVRQEAGQTEDTFVLLEKIDEETKRLKGVTNSSRSPDIPSSSSCSSSNMSQCRGKDWDYNRTLADSGKAKENIRPNQQGGSSNGLGHRRQCSHSETSTQQIVAIKRSSSAQGGSGNYEVITIDDDDDDDEDGENEVIPKESKTGDNRTCPMLAVSHQDSRTEYLARGGSGVTQKDYLSKGGTKTLGGSVKLETVTALRSTPQWLTATSSMSSIPSSAQAINRPPASSCQTIGHAGFNGARLPPTSEPPVPPVTGLARFHQSLRTPYTLTLPNEPGRPGLRHIIIDGSNVAMAHGLNRFFSCRGIALAVEVFWRRGHREITVFVPQWRQKRDRLTTEQHFLNQLEDLRLLSFTPSREVCGQRIASHDDRFLLHLAEKTDGIIVTNDNLRDFVKTSETWRWIIQERLLQFTFVEDHFMIPDDPLGRKGPHIDEFLRKDTRRLPMTPPPLRPPDLRPSSHQQQAVYSPGLHSTHPSVSIPPFPHTALSHPNAHWSHSGPPEWHPPRRSPSSSPSPPPQRSPGETSELKKKLYDIFPDQKQRIDRILSDNPYMRDLNALSGLLLG